The genomic interval AGGCAGTAGGGATGCCGCGAAGATAAAGTCCGAGATAAGGAAGATACTCTCGGTTGCCGCGGACAAGATCGATTACATTTCGATAGTAGACCCGGAAAGCCTGAAAGAAGTAAAAAAGATAAAAGGGAAAGTCCTGGTCGCTGTGGCGGTCCGGATAGGCGGAACGCGGCTGATAGACAACATAGAGGTCAAAGCATAAATGTTAAGGACGATGTTGAAGTCGAAGATTCACGGCGCGACTGTGACCGAAGCGAATCTCAAATACACCGGTTCCATCACGATAGACGGCAAGTTGCTTAAGGCAGCGGATATGCTCCCCGGCGAGCGCGTCCAGATAGTAAACCTGAACAACGGTTCCCGGGTCGAAACTTACACCCTTGCCGGAAAAACCGGAAGCGGCACGATCTGCATGAACGGGGCTGCCGCGCGCTGGGCGCACAAGGGAGATACCGTCATAATAATATCGTATTGCCAGGCGGATGAATCGGAAGTCCGCAAGATCAAACCCAGGATAGTATTCGTCGACGCCAAGAACAGGATAAAGAAAGCCTAAAGTGATCGAAAACCCTTCTAACCCAGAAGCTACCTACAACGAACAGCTAAAAGAAAAGATCCTCCAGCTAAAGAAACTGCGCAACGCCGTCATAATCGCGCATAATTACCAGCGCGACGAGGTCCAGGATCTGGCCGATATCACGGGAGATTCGTTGGCGCTCAGCCAGGCAGCGGTCAGGACAGACGCCAAGGTCATAGTCTTCTGCGGCGTCACGTTCATGGCCGAGACCGCCGCGATACTCAATCCCGACAAGACAGTGCTCCTGCCGGTCATCGAGGCGGGATGCCCGATGGCCGATATGATAACGGCCGAGAAGGTCCGCGCCCTGAAGGCGCAATATCCTGACGCGGCTGTCGTCTGCTACGTAAATTCCTCGGCGAGGGTAAAGGCCGAGAGCGATATCTGCTGCACCTCCTCGAACGCGATAGAGATAGTCAAATCCCTTAAAGAGTTTAAACGCGTGATATTCATCCCGGACAGGAACCTGGGTCAATACGTGCAAAGCCAGGTCCCGGACAAAGAGATAATCCTTTGGAAGGGATTCTGCCCGACGCATATAAGGGTCCAGGAAGAAGATATATTGGAAGTGAGGAAGAATTATCCTGATGCGGAATTCATAGC from Candidatus Omnitrophota bacterium carries:
- the nadA gene encoding quinolinate synthase NadA, encoding MENPSNPEATYNEQLKEKILQLKKLRNAVIIAHNYQRDEVQDLADITGDSLALSQAAVRTDAKVIVFCGVTFMAETAAILNPDKTVLLPVIEAGCPMADMITAEKVRALKAQYPDAAVVCYVNSSARVKAESDICCTSSNAIEIVKSLKEFKRVIFIPDRNLGQYVQSQVPDKEIILWKGFCPTHIRVQEEDILEVRKNYPDAEFIAHPECEPDVLALADHICSTGGMFKYIKGSKSKRFIIGTESGMLYRLKKENPGKEFFLATSHLICPSMKLTTLGWLAHSLENMVYKVEVPEDVKAKAKQSLDRMLEVSG
- the panD gene encoding aspartate 1-decarboxylase, whose product is MLRTMLKSKIHGATVTEANLKYTGSITIDGKLLKAADMLPGERVQIVNLNNGSRVETYTLAGKTGSGTICMNGAAARWAHKGDTVIIISYCQADESEVRKIKPRIVFVDAKNRIKKA